The sequence below is a genomic window from Shinella sp. PSBB067.
CTTCCGCCCGCCGATCTTCTGGAGGAAGGACGTGGTCAGCTTGTGGCGCCGGATCTTCGGCGACAGCTTTTCCGGATCGGCGACGAGGGTGAAGATGTCGGCCTCGGGGAAGATGTCGCAGAAGGTTTCGAGAACCTTCTCGCCACCGCGCATGCCGACGAGCCAATAATGAACCAGGGCGACCTTCACCGCGAACTCCCTCGGGCTGGTTGTGTATTCCAGCGAGGGTTACGCCAACAATATCGAGAAACCGTGAAAAGGATCGTTAGACTTCGAGTAAAAGCCTATCCGGAAGGTGTTTCCTGATCGAATCCGGGAAAAACCGGGGGTGGAAACGCAAACAGGATTAACGATTCACTAAAAATCGACCGGGGTTTACCCGATGGCAGACCTGATTTGAAGCAAGAATGCGTCATGCCGGCCGGATCGGGATCTCATGACTGCCGCGCGCCACTTTCTTAATGTTTTCGTGGCTTCCTTCTCAAGAAAAATTGCTGGTAGAGATCTGTTCGACAATGAATTTCGATGATTTCAAGGATTGTATCGTCGTCGTGGCGCATCCCGACGACGAGATATTGTGGGCGAGCTCCCTGCTTGCTTGCGCGAAGAAGATCATCATGTGCTACGGCGACAGTCCGGAAAGCGCGCAGGTCAGCGCAGGCCGGCGTGCCCTTCTTCGCCAGTTCCCGCTGAAATCGGTGGTCAGCCTCGATATAACCGAAGCCCGCGTCTACAAGATGGCGGACTGGCGCCGGCCCGTGGAAACCGCCCACGGCATCCGCTGCGGCCGCGACGGCGCCTATGCGCGGAATTTCCGGCTGGTGACGGACGCACTGCGCGAGCATCTCGACGACGGCGATCTGGTCGTCACCCACAATCCCTGGGGCGAGTACGGCCACGAGGAACATGTTCAGGTCTACCGGGCCGTTTCCGCCTTGCGGCAGCAGAAGGATTTCCGCCTGTTCGTGACGGGCTATGTCAGCGACAGGGTGCTTCACTTCATGGAGAGGAACATCCCGCGCCTCGGTCCCGCATCCGCCATGCTGCCGACCGACAAGGCGCTTTGCAGCCAGTTGAAGCAGCTATACGAGGCCCATGATGCCTGGACCTGGGATGCCGGCTATGAATGGCCCGACCGGGAATGCTTCTACGAGGTCACCAAGCCGGACGCACCGCTTCGCGCCGGCGAAGGGACCATGGCGTCCCTGCCCGTCAACGTTCTCTGGCTCGATGGACAATTGCCGCTCTGGCGCCGCGTCTACCGCGGGGTGAAACGACGCCTGCGCTCACTTTCCTAGGCTCTTTCACGTCCTGTGCGGGCGAGGGCTGAGGACGGCTGGCTCTGCGGGCGGCCGGCGCCCAGCAACTCCGCGTAGAGGTCGATCAGCGCTTCGGCCCAGGCGTCCTGCGTATTGGCGAGGGTCATCCCGTTTGCGCGCGCGCGCTCGCTCATTCCACGCATCGCCTCCGGCGCCATGCCGGCCATCGCGCGAAGCGCCGCGGCGAAGGCGGCGTTGTCCTGCGTGTTGCAGGCGACGCCCATCCCCCGCTCGACCACCTCGTCGGCCAGGAAGGCCATGTCCGTCAGGATGAGGGGAATGCCGCTCGCCGCCGCTTCCGCGGCCACGAGGCCAAAGGGCTCGGGAAGGCGAGAGGGAATGACGAGCGCCCTCGCCTTGCCGATCAATCCGCCGATTTCCGCCTGCTCGCGCCAGCCGTGGAACCGCATTTCCGGATATCGCGCCTCCAGTTCGGCGCGCATGGGACCATCGCCGATGATCTCGAGCGGCACGCCGGCCAGGCGCGCCGCGGCGAGTGCATCCTGCGCGCCCTTTTCCTGCTCGAGGCGTCCGATGAAGAAGAAGCTTTCGTTGCGTTCGGCGGCGATGCGGCCGGCGACGAACGGCATGGCGGGGTTGCGCACCGCCCGCAGGTCGCGTGCCCGGTACCCGGCGCGCGTGAAACCCTCGATCATCTTTTCATGGATGAGGACGATCCTGCCCCACGGCACGTCCCGCCCCATGGCGGAGAACAGCCGTGCCTGCCGGGCGGTGCGCCAGAGCTTCTGCGCATAGGAGCGCCGGTCGCAGTGGGTGGCGATGCAGCCCCCGCTCAGCGGCGCGCGCATGCATCTTTCCTCCCGGCGATAGTTCATGAAGGCGCCGTTCGGGCAGGCATGGAAGAAATCGTGCGCGTGGATGGCCGTGCGCCCGGCGACCCTGCGCAGCGGCACGAAGATCGAAGGGGACAGGATCTGGGACCAGACATGGGTGTGGTAGACCGTGCCCGGCGTGTCGTTCCGGTCGATCCAGTCCGAAAGCAGCGCGCTTGCGGAGCGGTTGTTGATGCCATTGACCGCGGATGCCAGCGGATTGCCGCCAAGAAGGGCCTTCTGGCCGAGCGTCACGACATCGACGCCGAGTTCGGCGAATGCAGGGTTGTCGCCGTCGTCTCCGGCGATCATCGTGACGGAAA
It includes:
- a CDS encoding PIG-L family deacetylase produces the protein MNFDDFKDCIVVVAHPDDEILWASSLLACAKKIIMCYGDSPESAQVSAGRRALLRQFPLKSVVSLDITEARVYKMADWRRPVETAHGIRCGRDGAYARNFRLVTDALREHLDDGDLVVTHNPWGEYGHEEHVQVYRAVSALRQQKDFRLFVTGYVSDRVLHFMERNIPRLGPASAMLPTDKALCSQLKQLYEAHDAWTWDAGYEWPDRECFYEVTKPDAPLRAGEGTMASLPVNVLWLDGQLPLWRRVYRGVKRRLRSLS
- a CDS encoding glycosyltransferase family 4 protein; translation: MSAVTPISRVVLLNDFSIARGGATTLVLLLLRLLRARGISVTMIAGDDGDNPAFAELGVDVVTLGQKALLGGNPLASAVNGINNRSASALLSDWIDRNDTPGTVYHTHVWSQILSPSIFVPLRRVAGRTAIHAHDFFHACPNGAFMNYRREERCMRAPLSGGCIATHCDRRSYAQKLWRTARQARLFSAMGRDVPWGRIVLIHEKMIEGFTRAGYRARDLRAVRNPAMPFVAGRIAAERNESFFFIGRLEQEKGAQDALAAARLAGVPLEIIGDGPMRAELEARYPEMRFHGWREQAEIGGLIGKARALVIPSRLPEPFGLVAAEAAASGIPLILTDMAFLADEVVERGMGVACNTQDNAAFAAALRAMAGMAPEAMRGMSERARANGMTLANTQDAWAEALIDLYAELLGAGRPQSQPSSALARTGRERA